One window of the Etheostoma spectabile isolate EspeVRDwgs_2016 chromosome 16, UIUC_Espe_1.0, whole genome shotgun sequence genome contains the following:
- the rabepk gene encoding rab9 effector protein with kelch motifs has product MEFLPVLDPLDKPKEGIWYSLIPRGGAPGVSVGHTCTFIPSGDGGKGRIVIVGGANPSGCFLHSHIINLDNHEWDIPDWEGMESRYEHCSFVPESCPQSLWVFGGAQQSGNRNCIQNIQLTESGPRWKNVVVNGKPPVPRTYHTNSACIGDRLYVCSGGEAGAAPVSDPKLHVFDTVSSIWSQPETQGRNVPARHGHIVVAVGSKIYIHGGMAGDKFHNDMYSLDTRSIQWEKVQAKGDIPPGVAAHSAVVLGKNIYIFGGMTADGAGNSMYRFNTDKNRWVLLKFEGDLPPNRLDHSMCLLPWKVCGEGNGDKESNSPAASETINLAFAFGGMDTQGVIHNDCIVTVVT; this is encoded by the exons ATGGAGTTTCTCCCAGTACTTGACCCTCTAGATAAACCCAAAGAAGGAATATG GTATTCTTTGATACCCAGGGGCGGTGCTCCAGGAGTTAGTGTGGGTCACACCTGCACGTTCATTCCATCTGGAGATGGGGGAAAAGGAAGAATAGTTATTGTTGGGGGAGCCAACCCCAGCGGCTGTTTCTTACATTCGCATATCATAAATCTAG ATAATCATGAATGGGACATCCCAGACTGGGAGGGTATGGAGTCACGGTATGAACACTGCAGCTTTGTGCCAGAGAGCTGCCCTCAGAGCCTGTGGGTGTTTGGAGGTGCACAGCAGAGCGGCAATCGCAATTGTATCCAAAATATACAGCTAACAG AGAGTGGGCCTCGCTGGAAGAATGTAGTGGTGAATGGCAAACCCCCCGTTCCTAGGACATACCACACCAACTCAGCTTGCATAGGGGACAGACTATATGTCTGTTCTGGAGGGGAAGCAGGAGCTGCACCTGTCTCAGACCCCAAACTTCATGTCTTCGATACAG TGTCTTCCATCTGGTCTCAACCAGAAACACAAGGCAGAAACGTGCCAGCCAGGCATGGCCACATTGTTGTGGCAGTAGGTTCAAAGATCTACATTCATGGAGGCATGGCTGGAGACAAATTCCACAATGATATGTACTCTCTTGACACAA GGAGCATACAGTGGGAGAAAGTGCAGGCCAAAGGAGACATCCCACCAGGAGTAGCAGCCCACTCAGCTGTAGTTCTGGGCAAGAACATCTACATTTTTGGGGGGATGACTGCAGATGGAGCTGGCAACTCAATGTACAGATTTAACACAG ACAAAAATCGATGGGTCCTCCTGAAGTTTGAAGGGGATTTGCCACCCAACCGCTTAGACCACTCAATGTGTTTATTGCCCTGGAAAGTTTGTGGTGAGGGAAATGGAGATAAGGAATCAAACAGCCCAGCAGCATCAGAGACAATAAATCTGGCTTTTGCATTTGGAGGAATGGATACCCAAGGTGTCATTCATAATGACTGTATTGTGACTGTGGTGACATGA
- the hspa5 gene encoding endoplasmic reticulum chaperone BiP isoform X2 has product MSANQQRTACWTKPISAFQRAAPQPIAGLHDGEEVTAYIWREHSSFNIIKQKLEYRLKKRETLCCEGSSSLGNVKAVEVFTILRLRSEFKQATMKLMWVVMLVAGTVFADDDDKRESVGTVVGIDLGTTYSCVGVFKNGRVEIIANDQGNRITPSYVAFTSEGERLIGDAAKNQLTSNPENTVFDAKRLIGRSWGDSSVQQDLKYFPFKVTEKKTKPHIQVDIGGGTMKTFAPEEISAMVLTKMKETAEAYLGKKVTHAVVTVPAYFNDAQRQATKDAGTIAGLNVMRIINEPTAAAIAYGLDKKDGEKNILVFDLGGGTFDVSLLTIDNGVFEVVATNGDTHLGGEDFDQRVMEHFIKLYKKKTGKDVRKDNRAVQKLRREVEKAKRGLSAQHQARIEIESFFEGEDFSETLTRAKFEELNMDLFRSTMKPVQKVLEDSDLKKSDIDEIVLVGGSTRIPKIQQLVKEFFNGKEPSRGINPDEAVAYGAAVQAGVLSGEEDTGDLVLLDVCPLTLGIETVGGVMTKLIPRNTVVPTKKSQIFSTASDNQPTVTIKVYEGERPLTKDNHLLGTFDLTGIPPAPRGVPQIEVTFEIDVNGILRVTAEDKGTGNKNKITITNDQNRLTPEDIERMVNDAERFADEDKKLKERIDARNELESYAYSLKNQIGDKEKLGGKLSDDDKETIEKAVEEKIEWMESHQEAELEDFQAKKKELEEVVQPIISKLYGSAGGPPPEGADSEQEGKDEL; this is encoded by the exons ATGTCTGCAAATCAGCAGCGGACAGCGTGCTGGACGAAACCAATCAGCGCGTTCCAACGAGCAGCTCCTCAGCCAATCGCTGGGCTCCACGACGGGGAAGAAGTGACGGCTTATATATGGAGAGAGCACAGTTCATTCAACATCATTAAACAGAAGCTAGAATACcgactgaaaaagagagaaacacttTGCTGTGAGGGTAGTTCCAGCTTAGGCAACGTCAAGGCCGTTGAAGTATTCACAATACTGCGATTAAG ATCTGAGTTCAAACAAGCAACGATGAAGCTGATGTGGGTTGTAATGCTGGTGGCTGGCACCGTGTTTGCCGATGACGACGACAAGAGGGAGAGTGTGGGGACCGTGGTTGGAATCGACCTGGGGACCACCTACTCATG TGTTGGCGTGTTCAAGAATGGCCGTGTGGAGATCATAGCCAATGACCAGGGTAACCGTATCACCCCATCATATGTGGCCTTCACCAGCGAGGGGGAGCGTCTGATTGGTGATGCTGCCAAGAACCAGCTGACCTCTAACCCTGAGAACACCGTTTTTGATGCCAAGAGATTGATTGGGCGCTCTTGGGGTGACTCCTCTGTGCAGCAGGATCTTAAGTACTTTCCCTTTAAG GTTACTGAGAAGAAGACCAAGCCTCATATTCAGGTTGACATTGGTGGTGGCACGATGAAGACATTTGCTCCGGAGGAGATCTCTGCCATGGTGCTGACTAAAATGAAGGAGACTGCTGAGGCTTATCTGGGCAAAAAG GTCACACATGCTGTGGTCACTGTCCCTGCCTACTTCAATGATGCCCAGCGCCAGGCCACTAAGGATGCTGGAACCATTGCCGGTCTAAATGTTATGCGAATCATCAATGAGCC AACCGCTGCTGCCATTGCTTATGGTCTGGACAAGAAGGATGGCGAGAAGAACATTCTAGTGTTCGATCTGGGTGGTGGCACCTTCGATGTCTCCCTTCTGACCATTGACAATGGTGTGTTTGAAGTGGTGGCCACCAACGGTGACACACATCTGGGAGGTGAAGACTTTGACCAGCGTGTCATGGAGCACTTCATCAAACTGTACAAGAAAAAGACTGGCAAAGATGTGCGCAAAGACAACCGTGCTGTGCAGAAGCTGCGTCGTGAGGTTGAGAAAGCGAAGAGGGGGCTGTCTGCTCAGCACCAGGCCCGCATTGAGATCGAGTCCTTCTTTGAGGGAGAAGACTTCTCTGAGACACTGACCCGTGCCAAGTTTGAAGAGCTCAACATG GACCTGTTCCGTTCCACCATGAAGCCTGTACAGAAGGTGCTGGAAGACTCAGACCTGAAGAAGTCTGACATTGACGAGATTGTCCTGGTCGGAGGCTCCACCCGTATCCCCAAAATCCAGCAGCTGGTGAAGGAGTTCTTCAATGGTAAAGAGCCTTCTAGGGGCATCAACCCTGATGAGGCTGTGGCATATGGAGCTGCTGTGCAGGCTGGAGTGCTTTCTGGAGAGGAGGACACTG GTGATCTGGTTCTGTTGGATGTGTGCCCCCTGACCCTTGGTATTGAGACTGTTGGAGGGGTAATGACCAAGCTAATCCCCAGGAACACTGTGGTGCCCACAAAGAAATCTCAGATCTTTTCTACAGCTTCTGATAACCAGCCTACTGTCACCATTAAGGTTTATGAAG GTGAGCGTCCACTGACAAAAGACAACCATCTGCTGGGCACATTCGACCTGACTGGCATCCCTCCTGCTCCTCGTGGTGTACCACAGATTGAGGTCACCTTTGAGATTGATGTTAACGGTATTCTGCGTGTCACTGCTGAGGACAAAGGCACCGGCAACAAGAATAAGATCACAATCACAAACGATCAGAACCGCCTGACACCTGAGGATATCGAGCGCATGGTGAACGACGCTGAGCGCTTTGCTGATGAGGACAAGAAGCTAAAGGAGAGGATCGACGCCCGCAACGAGTTGGAGAGCTATGCCTACTCTCTGAAGAACCAGATCGGCGACAAGGAGAAGCTAGGCGGcaagctgtcagatgatgaTAAGGAAACCATTGAGAAGGCAGTGGAGGAGAAGATTGAGTGGATGGAGTCACACCAGGAAGCTGAGCTGGAAGACTTCCAGGCAAAGAAGAAGGAGCTAGAGGAGGTGGTTCAACCCATTATCAGCAAGCTTTATGGTAGTGCGGGCGGACCCCCACCTGAGGGTGCTGACAGTGAGCAAGAGGGGAAGGACGAGTTGTAG
- the hspa5 gene encoding endoplasmic reticulum chaperone BiP isoform X1, whose product MSANQQRTACWTKPISAFQRAAPQPIAGLHDGEEVTAYIWREHSSFNIIKQKLEYRLKKRETLCCEGSSSLGNVKAVEVFTILRLRFIGRSEFKQATMKLMWVVMLVAGTVFADDDDKRESVGTVVGIDLGTTYSCVGVFKNGRVEIIANDQGNRITPSYVAFTSEGERLIGDAAKNQLTSNPENTVFDAKRLIGRSWGDSSVQQDLKYFPFKVTEKKTKPHIQVDIGGGTMKTFAPEEISAMVLTKMKETAEAYLGKKVTHAVVTVPAYFNDAQRQATKDAGTIAGLNVMRIINEPTAAAIAYGLDKKDGEKNILVFDLGGGTFDVSLLTIDNGVFEVVATNGDTHLGGEDFDQRVMEHFIKLYKKKTGKDVRKDNRAVQKLRREVEKAKRGLSAQHQARIEIESFFEGEDFSETLTRAKFEELNMDLFRSTMKPVQKVLEDSDLKKSDIDEIVLVGGSTRIPKIQQLVKEFFNGKEPSRGINPDEAVAYGAAVQAGVLSGEEDTGDLVLLDVCPLTLGIETVGGVMTKLIPRNTVVPTKKSQIFSTASDNQPTVTIKVYEGERPLTKDNHLLGTFDLTGIPPAPRGVPQIEVTFEIDVNGILRVTAEDKGTGNKNKITITNDQNRLTPEDIERMVNDAERFADEDKKLKERIDARNELESYAYSLKNQIGDKEKLGGKLSDDDKETIEKAVEEKIEWMESHQEAELEDFQAKKKELEEVVQPIISKLYGSAGGPPPEGADSEQEGKDEL is encoded by the exons ATGTCTGCAAATCAGCAGCGGACAGCGTGCTGGACGAAACCAATCAGCGCGTTCCAACGAGCAGCTCCTCAGCCAATCGCTGGGCTCCACGACGGGGAAGAAGTGACGGCTTATATATGGAGAGAGCACAGTTCATTCAACATCATTAAACAGAAGCTAGAATACcgactgaaaaagagagaaacacttTGCTGTGAGGGTAGTTCCAGCTTAGGCAACGTCAAGGCCGTTGAAGTATTCACAATACTGCGATTAAG ATTTATTGGCAGATCTGAGTTCAAACAAGCAACGATGAAGCTGATGTGGGTTGTAATGCTGGTGGCTGGCACCGTGTTTGCCGATGACGACGACAAGAGGGAGAGTGTGGGGACCGTGGTTGGAATCGACCTGGGGACCACCTACTCATG TGTTGGCGTGTTCAAGAATGGCCGTGTGGAGATCATAGCCAATGACCAGGGTAACCGTATCACCCCATCATATGTGGCCTTCACCAGCGAGGGGGAGCGTCTGATTGGTGATGCTGCCAAGAACCAGCTGACCTCTAACCCTGAGAACACCGTTTTTGATGCCAAGAGATTGATTGGGCGCTCTTGGGGTGACTCCTCTGTGCAGCAGGATCTTAAGTACTTTCCCTTTAAG GTTACTGAGAAGAAGACCAAGCCTCATATTCAGGTTGACATTGGTGGTGGCACGATGAAGACATTTGCTCCGGAGGAGATCTCTGCCATGGTGCTGACTAAAATGAAGGAGACTGCTGAGGCTTATCTGGGCAAAAAG GTCACACATGCTGTGGTCACTGTCCCTGCCTACTTCAATGATGCCCAGCGCCAGGCCACTAAGGATGCTGGAACCATTGCCGGTCTAAATGTTATGCGAATCATCAATGAGCC AACCGCTGCTGCCATTGCTTATGGTCTGGACAAGAAGGATGGCGAGAAGAACATTCTAGTGTTCGATCTGGGTGGTGGCACCTTCGATGTCTCCCTTCTGACCATTGACAATGGTGTGTTTGAAGTGGTGGCCACCAACGGTGACACACATCTGGGAGGTGAAGACTTTGACCAGCGTGTCATGGAGCACTTCATCAAACTGTACAAGAAAAAGACTGGCAAAGATGTGCGCAAAGACAACCGTGCTGTGCAGAAGCTGCGTCGTGAGGTTGAGAAAGCGAAGAGGGGGCTGTCTGCTCAGCACCAGGCCCGCATTGAGATCGAGTCCTTCTTTGAGGGAGAAGACTTCTCTGAGACACTGACCCGTGCCAAGTTTGAAGAGCTCAACATG GACCTGTTCCGTTCCACCATGAAGCCTGTACAGAAGGTGCTGGAAGACTCAGACCTGAAGAAGTCTGACATTGACGAGATTGTCCTGGTCGGAGGCTCCACCCGTATCCCCAAAATCCAGCAGCTGGTGAAGGAGTTCTTCAATGGTAAAGAGCCTTCTAGGGGCATCAACCCTGATGAGGCTGTGGCATATGGAGCTGCTGTGCAGGCTGGAGTGCTTTCTGGAGAGGAGGACACTG GTGATCTGGTTCTGTTGGATGTGTGCCCCCTGACCCTTGGTATTGAGACTGTTGGAGGGGTAATGACCAAGCTAATCCCCAGGAACACTGTGGTGCCCACAAAGAAATCTCAGATCTTTTCTACAGCTTCTGATAACCAGCCTACTGTCACCATTAAGGTTTATGAAG GTGAGCGTCCACTGACAAAAGACAACCATCTGCTGGGCACATTCGACCTGACTGGCATCCCTCCTGCTCCTCGTGGTGTACCACAGATTGAGGTCACCTTTGAGATTGATGTTAACGGTATTCTGCGTGTCACTGCTGAGGACAAAGGCACCGGCAACAAGAATAAGATCACAATCACAAACGATCAGAACCGCCTGACACCTGAGGATATCGAGCGCATGGTGAACGACGCTGAGCGCTTTGCTGATGAGGACAAGAAGCTAAAGGAGAGGATCGACGCCCGCAACGAGTTGGAGAGCTATGCCTACTCTCTGAAGAACCAGATCGGCGACAAGGAGAAGCTAGGCGGcaagctgtcagatgatgaTAAGGAAACCATTGAGAAGGCAGTGGAGGAGAAGATTGAGTGGATGGAGTCACACCAGGAAGCTGAGCTGGAAGACTTCCAGGCAAAGAAGAAGGAGCTAGAGGAGGTGGTTCAACCCATTATCAGCAAGCTTTATGGTAGTGCGGGCGGACCCCCACCTGAGGGTGCTGACAGTGAGCAAGAGGGGAAGGACGAGTTGTAG
- the golga2 gene encoding LOW QUALITY PROTEIN: golgin subfamily A member 2 (The sequence of the model RefSeq protein was modified relative to this genomic sequence to represent the inferred CDS: inserted 1 base in 1 codon), protein MADQSRQIKLAAAKKKLKEFQQKSSPASVGGDKGGGGGGGAGAKKKRKVKGLSQHDAPSTDRNSPDNFDRILKALSQSNGVVLPPYSNSQTFADVEAIGSSVPQLLEDPTGELGHSSPVSNPASANTATNSESVGHNTDLQDYPNTNGNESLTEEDRPLSSTESLRQLSQQLNGLVSESSAAYVNGDSPPLVGERDMEGRNQELAAALESSNLTNSQLNTKLDQLAQQSQGLSDQLQKERKEFEQRFSKEQGAMREQLQVHIQTIGILVSEKSELQTALQYTQHAARQKSAEADELNNRLQATKQRVSELERTLSSVSTQQKQFEKHNKEFEKERDSLRLEVFRLNNLSEESKQQSSELSEQLKLSTQENGAMRLEVEDLRKRLEIADLMLQQCSSQSDPTSANQQVQLLLGEKQQLEAHNHQLMESIAQLQTERDCYAEQIQEEGRLWKDKTEQLLTQVSLVAEERDRNISRVQELEASISELQNAAVLLSQEREARDNAEPQSSGPSESEVALQEALNTLHQEKEALTAQYQAQLRDNEQLSRLCSEQETRLGEMERQLESQVQEEGDRRRMLEDVQSDKATISRALTQNRALKDQLAELQNGFVKLTNENMELTTAIQSEQHVKKELARRMGELQEELHNVKEQLELKSNDTQGLMEQRDQVVAQLQQYCAGYQALVSEREQIHHQYRQQIQLMDRLQHDESQGRVQLEISHNQLKQAQEHMELLVRDNEQLKAEVKELLNSSALATSSRDQGDGVESQSLQESPEKSSPIVIPEDFESQKEMEEFIRGALAQLELERDEARRQLEDEHRLHMAARHQAAVAFSLEHQHHSHKSVHDHHHEYDNTQGQHSHCEHSHEQSEGGVPVEVHQALQAAXEKLQQRFTSLMREKADLKERVEELEHRCIQLSGETDTIGEYIALYQNQRAIMKQKHQEKEHYISMLAQDKEEMKAKLAELQDLVMRLVAERNDWYSRYTGTLASAGTVNPDLLPVGEDHTHPEHQAHTHTKLNAVSGAEAMEVIPLSEPTTTLEAPSSQMLSSGSAQTDSKAPGPKEDGTAQQIMQLLHDIQNPQGVPRSPPFLGENPCIPFFYRPDEQDEVKILVV, encoded by the exons ATGGCCGATCAGAGCAGGCAAATAAAACTCGCTGCGGCTAAGAAAAAG CTGAAGGAGTTTCAGCAGAAGAGCTCCCCTGCTAGTGTGGGAGGAGACaagggtggaggaggaggtggtggagcaggggcaaagaagaagaggaaggtgaAGGGACTGAGCCAACACGATGCACCTTCAACAGACAGAAACTCTCCAGACAAT TTTGACAGAATTCTGAAAGCACTTAGTCAAAGCAATGGAGTAGTCCTACCTCCTTATAGCAACAGTCAG ACCTTTGCTGACGTGGAGGCCATCGGGTCTTCAGTTCCCCAGCTGCTGGAGGACCCAACGGGCGAGCTCGGTCACAGCTCCCCTGTGTCTAACCCCGCTAGCGCTAACACTGCTACTAACTCTGAGTCTGTCGGTCACAACACTGACCTGCAG GACTATCCCAATACCAACGGCAATGAGAGTTTAACAGAAGAAGATAG ACCACTCTCTTCCACAGAGAGCCTGCGACAGCTCTCACAGCAACTGAACGGCCTGGTCTCTGAG TCATCTGCTGCTTATGTGAATGGGGACAGTCCACCTTTAGTTGGTGAGAGAGATATGGAG GGTCGGAACCAGGAGCTGGCAGCCGCCCTGGAATCCAGCAACCTAACAAACTCTCAGCTAAATACCAAGCTAGACCAGCtg GCACAGCAATCTCAGGGGCTCTCCGATCAGCTACAAAAG gAGCGAAAAGAATTCGAACAGAGATTTTCAAAAGAGCAGGGAGCCATGCGGGAGCAATTACAG GTTCACATCCAGACCATTGGTATACTGGTATCGGAGAAGTCAGAGCTACAAACAGCactacaatacacacaacatgcTGCACGGCAGAAATCAG ctgaGGCAGATGAGTTGAATAACCGTCTGCAGGCAACAAAGCAGAGAGTGTCAGAGCTGGAGAGaactctctcctctgtctcaaCACAACAGAAACAGTTTGAAAAG CACAACAAAGAGTTTGAAAAGGAGAGAGACAGCCTTAGGCTCGAGGTGTTTAGACTAAA caaTTTGAGTGAGGAGTCGAAGCAGCAGAGCTCCGAGCTGTCAGAGCAGTTAAAGCTGAGTACACAGGAGAATGGAGCAATGAGGCTGGAGGTGGAAGATCTTCGCAAGAGACTCGAGATAGCTGACCTCATGTTGCAACAG tgCTCCAGCCAGTCAGATCCCACGAGTGCCAACCAGCAGGTCCAGTTACTGCTTGGAGagaagcagcagctggaggCACACAATCACCAG CTGATGGAGTCGATTGCCcagctgcagacagagagggactGCTATGCAGAGCAGATCCAGGAGGAGGGCCGTCTATGGAAGGACAAAACAGAACAGCTGCTAACACAG GTGTCTTTGGTTgcagaggagagggacagaaacATAAGCCGAGTCCAAGAACTGGAAGCCAGCATTTCAGAGCTTCAAAATGCTGCAG TGTTGTTGTCCCAGGAGAGAGAGGCCCGGGATAATGCAGAGCCTCAGTCCTCAGGGCCTTCAGAGAGCGAGGTGGCGCTTCAGGAGGCCCTCAACACTCTTCATCAGGAAAAAGAGGCTCTTACTGCACAGTACCAGGCACAG CTGAGAGATAACGAGCAGCTGAGCCGCCTGTGTTCAGAGCAGGAGACGCGTCTCGGGGAGATGGAGCGCCAGTTGGAGAGCCAAGTCCAAGAGGAAGGGGACCGCAGGCGCATGTTGGAGGATGTTCAGTCGGACAAGGCCACTATTAGCCGTGCTCTCACCCAGAACCGTGCACTGAAAGACCAGCTGGCTGAGTTACAGAATGGTTTTGTCAAACTG ACTAATGAGAACATGGAGCTGACCACTGCCATCCAGTCAGAGCAACATGTGAAAAAGGAGCTGGCTCGCAGAATGGGTGAACTGCAAGAAGAACTGCACAACGTCAAGGAGCAG CTGGAACTGAAAAGTAATGACACTCAGGGTCTGATGGAGCAGAGGGACCAGGTAGTGGCCCAGCTGCAGCAGTACTGTGCTGGCTACCAGGCTCTGGTCTCAGAGAGGGAACAGATCCACCACCAGTATCGGCAGCAGATCCAGCTCATGGACCGGCTGCAGCACGATGAAAGCCAGGGCCGTGTGCAACTGGAGATCAGTCACAATCAGCTCAAGCAAGCGCAG GAGCATATGGAGCTGTTGGTCAGAGACAACGAGCAGCTGAAGGCTGAGGTGAAGGAGCTGCTCAACAGCTCAGCTCTTGCCACATCATCTAGAGACCAAG GTGATGGAGTGGAAAGCCAGTCCCTGCAAGAGAGCCCAGAGAAGTCCTCCCCCATAGTTATCCCAGAAGACTTTGAGAGCCAGAAGGAGATG GAGGAGTTTATCCGTGGAGCTTTGGCTCAGCTGGAGCTGGAGAGGGACGAGGCCAGAAGGCAGCTTGAGGATGAGCACCGGCTTCACATGGCAGCGCGGCACCAGGCCGCTGTGGCCTTCAGCCTGGAGCACCAACACCACAGCCACAAATCTGTTCATGACCATCATCACGAGTACGATAACACTCAGGGCCAACATAGTCACTGTGAACACAGTCACGAGCAGTCAG AAGGAGGAGTGCCAGTGGAAGTTCATCAGGCCCTGCAAGCTG AGGAGAAGCTTCAGCAGCGTTTCACATCCCTCATGAGAGAGAAAGCTGACCTGAAGGAGAGGGTGGAGGAGCTGGAGCACCGCTGCATTCAGCTGTCTGGAGAGACTGACACTATAG GGGAGTACATAGCCCTGTATCAGAATCAGCGGGCCATCATGAAGCAAAAACACCAGGAGAAGGAGCACTACATCAGCATGCTGGCCCAGGACAAGGAGGAGATGAAA GCAAAGCTGGCAGAGCTGCAGGATCTGGTGATGAGGCTGGTGGCTGAGAGGAATGACTGGTACAGCCGCTACACCGGAACCTTAGCCAGCGCAGGCACAGTGAACCCTGACCTGCTTCCTGTTGGGGAGGATCACACTCACCCAGAGcaccaagcacacacacacacaaagcttaATGCTGTCAGCGGAGCAG aaGCAATGGAAGTCATTCCTCTGTCAGAACCCACTACAACCCTGGAAGCCCCGTCGTCCCAGATGCTGTCGAGCGGGTCAGCCCAGACGGACTCCAAGGCCCCGGGGCCCAAAGAGGACGGCACAGCCCAGCAGATCATGCAGCTGCTCCACGACATCCAGAACCCCCAGGGAGTGCCAAGATCACCCCCCTTCCTTGGGGAGAACCCCTGCATCCCCTTCTTCTACCGGCCTGACGAACAGGATGAAGTCAAAATCCTGgttgtgtga